Proteins found in one Chaetodon auriga isolate fChaAug3 chromosome 12, fChaAug3.hap1, whole genome shotgun sequence genomic segment:
- the LOC143329228 gene encoding uncharacterized protein LOC143329228 → MEEGQINFKALRAKFQEEALLAQSKTSRPAVADKPKHLPPPGGHCSSVVSSINIAVESNAAMVPRVIFRDGLRASGGKRPISFPPQPRQTSPSSQLATGDGTTRQSLKDRHMPLVLPALPVKEQKTELPAKKEHREPGKEVLPQTKIKKKGLLLPFKSAKTSKVSAENGEEPTYADLTTRPSSAPGELPSVEKQITDDRVSLQSDQSATELHLSSPDIPITPSSAETSVDSDNKIISTLERAKKKFSRTQMLISAKPKSLPSPDYISRGKAFLSPPKSGESVEPELPVPPPVCLPHLACISARPFFRAKASSRKPVLDQQFGRNTAELPSVTTSEPHPTSAPPKKPLPDLRSLGPLPPKPPRPPSVDLSSYHLLTVNEVSPGLSQAPSEEPELEHPSSVLDVPEFPDFENSEMETAEGEAVDIGALDLEALDLVSTDPPITEDCRVTNFEDPLPDLSVCDPVEPLMSTGVQDLNLGSQSIIPLDPASFPEPINLSEFPQPAVPEQWSQSEEVIIDPLSNSQVDETDLGAAESHSTAQEMDNGNHAAFNDDSSANQQDSYYEACDNVYEDVENINKFILGQNSRKRKGGLKNPYADNHPTKEEACLNIWPRNPWGSVSGEHAHSAHNHVLSKERQSPNTADHKEQKKREKQRLEKEKKEQKEREKKENEMKKKFKVTGEEEPMYHARVMVASKVRKNDLPVKSGDTVSIIRTTSCPKGKWLARDADHKYGYISVMNVELNIKEMLELGKKAQAAGRGGNLEGDTISIGSRSSSHPVLTSSFTDDSEEWACEDETLSPSSETHSFPQQTAAVPEMSCGHVSTQHSLNDANLEDLQTQTRLEALQKLAIFFQHSKEEFGDITDNGGVTPTNAEPPNFLCAVEEPPYPEQEVDFTELQLLPPPPLYADTF, encoded by the exons ATGGAGGAG GGCCAAATCAACTTCAAAGCTCTGAGGGCCAAGTTCCAGGAAGAGGCCCTCCTGGCTCAATCCAAAACCAGTCGACCAGCTGTGGCAGACAAGCCTAaacaccttcctcctcctggaGGTCACTGCAGCTCCGTGGTTAGCAGTATTAATATAGCTGTAGAAAGCAATGCAGCAATGGTTCCCCGGGTCATCTTCAGAGATGGCCTGCGGGCATCTGGAGGCAAGCGACCAATTTCCTTTCCACCGCAGCCTCGGCAGACCTCCCCCTCATCCCAGCTTGCTACTGGAGACGGCACAACAAGGCAGTCCCTCAAAGACCGACACATGCCGCTGGTGCTTCCTGCCCTGCCTGTAAAAGAGCAAAAGACAGAACTGCCAGCCAAAAAGGAGCACAGAGAGCCAGGCAAAGAAGTCCTGCCGCAAACTAAAATCAAAAAGAAAGGTTTGCTGCTTCCTTTCAAATCAGCCAAAACATCAAAAGTCAGTGCAGAAAATGGAGAGGAGCCTACGTATGCTGATTTGACCACCAGACCCTCCAGTGCTCCCGGCGAGTTGCCCTCTGTGGAAAAGCAAATCACAGACGATAGAGTTTCTCTTCAAAGTGACCAATCAGCCACTGAGCTCCACCTCTCCAGCCCAGATATCCCAATCACCCCTTCTTCAGCAGAGACAAGCGTTGACTCCGATAACAAAATTATTAGCACCTTGGAGAGGGCCAAAAAGAAGTTTTCACGCACACAGATGTTGATCTCTGCCAAACCAAAGAGCTTGCCTTCCCCTGACTACATCTCAAGAGGTAAAGCATTCCTTTCGCCGCCAAAGAGCGGTGAAAGTGTTGAACCTGAGCTACCCGTACCCCCACCGGTGTGTCTTCCCCACCTGGCTTGTATTTCAGCCCGGCCTTTCTTCAGAGCCAAAGCCTCTTCACGCA AGCCTGTGCTGGATCAGCAGTTTGGCAGGAATACAGCTGAACTTCCCTCTGTCACGACCAGTGAACCTCACCCAACCTCTGCTCCTCCAAAGAAGCCTCTACCTGACTTGAGGTCACTGGGGCCGTTGCCACCAAAGCCCCCCCGACCTCCATCAGTAGATCTCAGCAGTTACCACCTACTCACCGTTAACG AGGTGTCACCTGGTCTTAGCCAAGCTCCAAGTGAAGAGCCAGAGCTTGAGCACCCATCATCTGTACTCGACGTTCCAGAGTTTCCAGACTTTGAGAATTCAGAGATGGAAACAGCAGAGGGTGAAGCTGTTGACATTGGTGCACTCGATCTGGAGGCCTTAGACTTAGTGAGCACCGACCCTCCCATAACAGAAGACTGCAGGGTCACCAACTTTGAGGATCCGCTACCCgacctgtcagtgtgtgatcCTGTAGAGCCCCTCATGAGCACGGGTGTCCAAGATCTGAACCTTGGCAGTCAAAGCATAATACCTCTGGATCCAGCCAGCTTCCCTGAACCAATAAACCTTTCAGAGTTCCCACAGCCTGCTGTGCCAGAGCAGTGGTCTCAGAGTGAGGAGGTGATCATAGATCCTCTGTCTAACTCTCAAGTTGATGAGACTGATCTGGGAGCTGCTGAGTCTCACTCTACTGCACAGGAAATGGACAATGGTAACCACGCAGCATTCAATGATGACTCAAG TGCCAATCAACAGGACAGCTACTATGAGGCGTGCGACAATGTGTATGAGGATGTCGAGAACATAAACAAATTCATCTTGGGCCAGAACTCGCGTAAGCGAAAAGGCGGCCTGAAGA ATCCATATGCTGACAACCACCCTACG AAGGAGGAGGCTTGTCTTAACATATGGCCTCGGAATCCTTg GGGCAGTGTATCAGGAGAGCACGCTCATTCAGCCCATAATCATGTCCTCAG TAAAGAGCGCCAAAGCCCCAACACCGCAGATCataaagagcagaagaagagggagaaacagcgactggagaaggagaaaaaggagcaaaaagaaagggagaagaaggaaaatgaaatgaaaaagaagttCAAA GTGACCGGCGAAGAGGAGCCCATGTACCACGCCAGGGTGATGGTGGCTAGCAAGGTTCGCAAGAATGACCTGCCGGTGAAGAGCGGGGACACCGTCAGCATCATTCGCACCACCAGCTGCCCCAAAGGCAAATGGCTTGCCCGAGATGCCGACCACAAGT ACGGTTATATTTCAGTCATGAATGTGGAGCTAAATATCAAGGAGATGCTGGAACTTGGCAAGAAGGCCCAAGCAGCTGGACGAGGAGGCAACCTGGAGGGAGATACCATCAGCATTGGGAGCAG atCCTCTAGCCACCCTGTGCTAACAAGCAGCT tcaCAGATGACAGTGAGGAGTGGGCCTGCGAAGATGAGACCCTCTCACCCTCCAGTGAAACCCA TAGCTTCCctcagcagactgctgcagtgCCCGAGATGT CGTGTGGACATGTCAGCACCCAGCACAGTCTCAATGATGCCAACCTGGAGGACCTACAAACACA AACCAGACTTGAGGCCCTGCAGAAACTAGCCATCTTCTTTCAACACAGCAAAGAAGAATTTGGTGACATCACTGATAACGGAGGAGTAACCCCTACAAA TGCGGAGCCACCAA ACTTCTTGTGTGCTGTTGAGGAGCCTCCATACCC TGAACAGGAGGTTGACTTCACAGAACTGCAGCTCCTTCCTCCCCCACCACTGTATGCTGACACCTTCTAA